From the Arctopsyche grandis isolate Sample6627 chromosome 11, ASM5162203v2, whole genome shotgun sequence genome, one window contains:
- the LOC143919261 gene encoding uncharacterized protein LOC143919261 has product MPVELSRLAFAARSSASVVYPRTTPRYATRALLLVLALASSLAVSQSANVGVDVDVDVDVDAESPPPEYVLMVDNAWKNIIEETQVVVTRGAPLSLPCKAPDPRAALQARREYSNVLDISKNYGQPASVYESRIDYDNQRSQKAEKNTDFANRRNPYHSLPIDDDDDDEQIDNANEDDTSGQMENGELYANDDVSDSNTSDFVKRKNGSNKRKLNKKLDKKQLDSDSKRILKTFQAKSIEDIVDLRVTYRWFHNDTELPVNDTRYSISENGTLHFKRFGFKKIGNQDIGKYRCIAVGANGSMISTAVSLAFASMDRNFSYYPTNTEVNEGDAMQLMCSIKSVPRANIVWEKNRSILSNDRRYYTFPSGSLLIINANLNDAGEYRCIATNNILNKTKYSSVATVSVLQSALKSYNLEFVNIKDFVEPYNNITSSHIIPAFSVYRSNISLGCAVKGRPKPKVVWNFKSDDEETEDKEISSMEILRLNDVTEDKSGIYTCVAENEKQKIQQVYNLTVLRTPFLKQTPTSEYTPAAKTVRFNCSAGGNPTPKVLWYKDGKPLTISGRVKFKVSEKRPPVLIISDTVSSDKGVYQCIASNELGEAAAWGALSVRSPMFVEPPVTVHCIPLTSTSIRLIWDAPKDLEVVAYTVHYTSDGVEESKLQSNIEFVLEFDTPYKQFEFYTKTYTKSEASDQSSHVTCHGQGVPMMLQSNNNSITIHWENSPYVKQWQVQWRLINDENNIFNRTLSENITTYSTNMTSMDKYEFRVLASPTELWLDQDLSFIRWISMNSNLSNFNSYADVGKGNSTNKNAQNQFDQDIFTWSALKPTDVIATSTTSRAINITWKCDAAEKNLNGFVFIVCYSKYDGSPVENRNFKLKGKCNESFNNWIEILGLEPDTLYALRVQAVMQNHLKSGSFSETILCRTRNNISSSVTNIRWAFMDEGIVNISWSPNTNLFIHKDEQDDSVDQEDEVQKIYTVYYSHNHLAPLAEWKAKNVTNSTQIELKNLHVDLNYYVMVSIWGEEGGAVISIPPREALNSSLQNITPESSSDFNTTNDQQFGIILGVILSVTIVLICGTVIGIQRHKNRQNSRNAQGPQVRTNRIGGTDFECKELVSPPTNFDSKTVVYMNGVSNDSREHGAGKPLLNGHVHITENPRFSSKRHLPNGTCGQLARKINCNPVFAGALDVSRYDELPDVTIETILENDTSLMNTNCTGDDVDSNQILSIQSPTVLKLNKNGIHSENSNNDCKVSTPIAVTMVGSNAIQVDRNSNSEVSIVNRIKEAFNNENVESCEPSLFNSNKMRIPGETLEKKTERELSVNYSKLENMKNNHPLDAATALDYRENGNSRRITPALGPNG; this is encoded by the exons tatTGATGGTGGATAATGCctggaaaaatattatagaagAAACACAAGTGGTGGTCACACGAGGTGCCCCACTATCACTGCCTTGCAAGGCGCCCGATCCTAGAGCTGCTCTTCAAGCCCGGCGCGAGTATTCCAACGTATTGGATATCAGCAAAAACTATGGGCAGCCGGCTTCCGTTTATGAGTCTCGTATAGACTACGATAACCAAAGAAGTCAAAAAGCTGAAAAAAACACTGATTTTGCTAACAGAAGAAACCCCTATCACAGTTTACCAatcgacgatgacgatgacgatgaacaaatcgacaatgcaaatgAAGACGACACCTCCGGGCAGATGGAAAATGGTGAACTTTACGCTAACGATGACGTTTCCGATTCGAATACGTCCGATTTTGTGAAAAGGAAGAATGGGTCCAACAAGCGGAAATTGAACAAAAAGTTAGATAAAAAACAATTAGACAGTGATTCGAAAAGGATCTTAAAAACGTTTCAAGCCAAATCTATTGAAGACATTGTAGATTTACGAGTCACTTATCGGTGGTTCCACAATGATACCGAACTCCCTGTGAATGATACGAGGTATTCCATTTCGGAAAATGGAACATTGCACTTCAAACGTTTTGGTTTCAAAAAAATTGGTAACCAGGATATTGGAAAATATCGTTGTATTGCCGTTGGAGCCAATGGTTCCATGATTTCTACGGCTGTGAGTTTGGCTTTCGCAT caatGGATCGTAATTTTTCCTATTATCCAACTAACACTGAAGTTAACGAAGGTGATGCAATGCAATTAATGTGCTCTATCAAATCTGTTCCACGTGCGAATATTGTCTGGGAAAAAAATCGATCAATTTTGTCTAATGATAGAAG GTATTATACTTTTCCATCTGGCTCTTTATTAATTATCAACGCCAATTTAAATGACGCTGGTGAATACAG ATGTATAGCAacgaataatattttaaataaaacaaagtacAGTTCTGTAGCGACGGTCTCAGTTTTGCAATCTGCCTTGAAATCATACAATCTAGAATTTGTCAATATTAAAGATTTCGTTGAACCTTACAATAATATCACTTCTTCGCATATTATTCCGGCCTTCAGCGTGTATCGTAGTAATATCTCATTAGGATGTGCTGTAAAAGGCCGACCAAAACCCAAAGTAGTTTGGAATTTCAAATCAGATGACGAAGAAACGGAAGACAAAGAAATCAGTTCAATGGAAATTTTAAGATTGAATGATGTAACGGAGGATAAAAGCGGAATTTATACTTGTGTAGctgaaaatgaaaaacaaaaaattcagcag GTTTACAATTTGACTGTCTTACGAACTCCATTTCTTAAACAAACGCCAACATCGGAATACACACCAGCAGCAAAAACTGTTAGGTTTAACTGTTCTGCTGGTGGGAATCCAACACCCAAAGTTTTGTGGTACAAAGATGGCAAACCTTTGACTATAAGTGGACGAGTAAAATTTAAAGTATCTGAAAAACGACCCCCAGTTCTTATTATAAGCGACACTGTCAGTTCTGACAAag GAGTGTATCAGTGCATAGCTTCAAATGAGTTGGGAGAAGCAGCAGCTTGGGGTGCATTATCTGTAAGATCACCCATGTTTGTTGAACCGCCTGTGACCGTACATTGTATCCCTTTAACAAGTACTAGTATTCGCCTTATCTGGGACGCTCCTAAAGATCTTGAAGTTGTTGCATACACAGTTCATTATACTTCAG atGGTGTCGAAGAGTCAAAACTTCAATCGAACATTGAGTTTGTCTTAGAATTCGACACACCTTATAAACAGTTTGAATTTTATACCAAAACATACACAAAGTCAGAAGCTAGTGATCAATCATCACATGTTACATGTCATGGACAAGGGg TCCCAATGATGCTGCAATCTAACAATAATTCTATTACTATTCATTGGGAAAATTCACCTTATGTAAAACAGTGGCAAGTTCAATGGCGACTGAtcaatgatgaaaataatatttttaatagaacTCTATCAGAAAATATTACGACTTATTCAACGA atATGACTTCAATGGATAAGTATGAATTTCGTGTTTTGGCATCTCCAACTGAACTTTGGCTAGATCAAGATTTGAGTTTTATTCGTTGGATATctatgaattcaaatttatcaaattttaattcttACGCTGATGTTGGTAAAGGAAATTCAAcaaataa GAACGCCCAAAATCAGTTTGATCAGGATATTTTCACTTGGAGTGCGCTCAAACCAACTGATGTAATAGCTACGTCTACTACTTCTAGAGCAATAAATATCACATGGAAATGTGATGCTGCTGAAAAGAACTTAAATGGTTTTGTTTTCATAGTGTGTTATTCAAAATATGATGGAAGTCCCGTTGAGAATCGAAATTTTAAGTTGAAAGGAAAATGTAACGAAAG TTTCAATAATTGGATAGAAATTCTTGGATTAGAACCCGATACGTTATATGCTTTGAGAGTTCAAGCTGTTATGCAAAATCATCTAAAAAGTGGTTCTTTTAGTGAGACAATTCTTTGTCGTACCAGAAACAACA TTTCAAGTTCTGTGACTAATATTCGGTGGGCATTTATGGATGAAGGTATAGTAAATATATCTTGGAGTCCcaatacaaatttattcataCACAAGGATGAACAGGATGATTCAGTTGATCAAGAAGACGAAGTTCAAAAAATTTATACAGTCTATTATAGTCATAATCATTTGGCTCCACTTGCTGAGTGGAAAGCTAAAAATGTGACTAACAGTACTCAAATTGAG CTAAAAAATTTACACGTCGATTTGAACTACTATGTAATGGTATCAATATGGGGAGAAGAAGGGGGTGCTGTAATAAGCATTCCTCCACGAGAAGCATTAAATAGTTCATTGCAAAATATTACGCCGGAATCGTCATCCGATTTTAATACTACAAATGATCAGCAGTTTG GTATAATTCTGGGAGTTATCTTGTCTGTAACTATTGTTTTAATATGTGGCACTGTAATAGGTATTCAACGTCATAAAAATCGTCAAAACTCACGTAATGCCCAAGGACCTCAAGTACGAACAAATAG GATTGGTGGAACGGATTTTGAATGCAAGGAATTAGTTAGTCCCCCGACTAATTTTGATTCTAag acTGTTGTGTATATGAATGGTGTATCTAACGACTCCAGGGAACATGGTGCTGGAAAACCTTTATTAAATGGACATGTTCACATAACAGAGAATCCTCGT TTCTCATCAAAAAGGCATTTACCAAATGGCACCTGTGGACAATTGGCAAGGAAAATAAATTGCAATCCGGTGTTTGCTGGAGCTTTAGATGTGTCGCGATATGATGAATTGCCAGATGTCACTATAGAAACCATCCTTGAAAATGATACATCTTTAATGAATACAAATTGCACTGGTGATGATGTGGACTCGAATCAAATATTATCGATACAATCTCCAACTgttttgaaattgaataaaaatggtATTCATTcagaaaattcaaataatgattGTAAAGTTTCTACTCCAATAGCTGTTACAATGGTAGGTAGTAATGCTATTCAGGTTGATAGAAATTCAAACTCTGAAGTTTCCATTGTGAATAGAATTAAGGAGGCATTTAACAATGAAAATGTTGAAAGTTGTGAACcatccttatttaattctaacAAAATGAGAATACCGGGAGAAACACTAGAAAAGAAAACCGAGAGAGAACTTAGTGTTAATTATAGTAAattagaaaatatgaaaaataatcatcCATTAGATGCTGCGACCGCTTTAGATTATCGAGAGAACGGAAATTCTAGGCGTATAACACCAGCTCTGGGTCCCAATGgatga